In Pyxidicoccus xibeiensis, the following proteins share a genomic window:
- a CDS encoding SDR family oxidoreductase, which produces MILVTGATGKLGRLVIDALLEKVPARQVIAAVRNPEKAADLDARGVQVRRADYSQPETLGPAFAGVEKVLFISGSEVGQRVKQHQAVVEAAKKAGVRLLAYTSILRADTSGMALAAEHKATEQLIRASGIPFVFLRNGWYFENYTENLGPALAHGAMMGSAKQGRISAATRADYAAAAVAVVTSPGHENKVYELGGDSAFTMAELAAEVGRKVGKTIAYNDLPREEYQGALKGVGVPGPFAEVLADSDVGISRGDLEVSTGDLSRLIGRPTTTLAQAVGAALQR; this is translated from the coding sequence ATGATTCTCGTGACTGGAGCCACCGGGAAGCTCGGCCGCCTCGTCATCGACGCGCTGCTCGAGAAGGTCCCCGCCCGCCAGGTCATCGCGGCCGTGCGCAACCCGGAGAAGGCCGCCGACCTCGACGCCCGGGGCGTGCAGGTGCGCCGGGCCGACTACAGCCAGCCGGAGACGCTCGGGCCCGCGTTCGCCGGAGTGGAGAAGGTGCTGTTCATCTCGGGCAGTGAAGTCGGGCAGCGGGTGAAGCAGCACCAGGCCGTGGTAGAGGCGGCGAAGAAGGCCGGGGTCCGGCTGCTTGCGTACACCAGCATCCTGCGCGCGGACACGTCCGGCATGGCGCTGGCCGCGGAGCACAAGGCCACCGAGCAGCTCATCCGCGCGTCCGGCATTCCCTTCGTGTTCCTGCGCAACGGCTGGTACTTCGAGAACTACACCGAGAACCTGGGTCCGGCGCTGGCGCACGGGGCGATGATGGGCAGCGCGAAGCAGGGCCGCATCTCCGCGGCGACGCGCGCGGACTACGCGGCGGCAGCGGTGGCGGTGGTCACCAGCCCGGGGCACGAGAACAAGGTCTACGAGCTGGGCGGGGACAGCGCGTTCACCATGGCGGAGCTGGCCGCCGAGGTCGGTCGCAAGGTGGGCAAGACGATTGCGTACAACGACCTGCCTCGCGAGGAGTACCAGGGCGCGCTGAAGGGCGTCGGCGTGCCGGGGCCGTTCGCCGAGGTGCTGGCGGACTCCGACGTCGGCATCTCCCGGGGGGACCTGGAGGTCTCCACCGGTGACTTGAGCCGGCTCATCGGGAGGCCCACGACTACGCTCGCGCAGGCGGTGGGCGCGGCGTTGCAGCGCTGA
- a CDS encoding winged helix-turn-helix transcriptional regulator — protein MATSPRTRHLSKAMAKWAEQRGDVYAPACQSRGVLEHVTSRWGVLVLVALLDGTHRFSELRRKVVGVSEKMLAQTLHALEEDGFVLREVHPVIPPHVDYTLTPLGQEVAGHVEVLVDWIEESLPRILEARAKQPPRKSASAPKARRVTASGR, from the coding sequence ATGGCGACGTCCCCGAGAACGCGGCACCTGAGCAAGGCGATGGCGAAGTGGGCCGAGCAGCGAGGCGACGTGTACGCGCCTGCCTGCCAGAGCCGGGGCGTGCTGGAGCACGTCACCAGCCGCTGGGGTGTGCTGGTGCTCGTCGCCCTGCTGGACGGCACGCACCGCTTCAGCGAGCTGCGCAGGAAGGTGGTGGGGGTGAGCGAGAAGATGCTCGCCCAGACGCTGCACGCGCTGGAGGAGGACGGCTTCGTGCTGCGCGAGGTCCACCCGGTGATACCCCCGCACGTGGACTACACCCTCACCCCGCTGGGGCAGGAGGTCGCCGGGCACGTGGAGGTGCTCGTCGACTGGATTGAGGAGAGCCTGCCCCGCATCCTCGAGGCGCGCGCGAAGCAGCCGCCGCGCAAGAGCGCCAGCGCGCCGAAGGCCCGGCGGGTCACGGCCTCCGGGCGGTGA
- a CDS encoding class I SAM-dependent methyltransferase — protein MSDPVLGFYEGMAEEYHLLFANWAQSVERQGAALDALLRRCGAPPPRRVLDCACGIGTQALGLAGRGYVVHATDLSPAAVARAEREARALNVTLTTGVADMRKLDTQVPGTFAVVLAFDNAVPHLLTDEDLDSAARAMAAKLAPGGLLALSIRDYDTLVAQQPRFTSERVLDAPEGRRILFQVWDWAADGRTYTVHQFILRPEAGGWQATEHTGVYRALQRVEVERALTRAGLMDTRWYSPEETGFYQPILTARRP, from the coding sequence ATGAGTGACCCCGTGCTGGGTTTCTACGAGGGAATGGCCGAGGAGTACCACCTGCTCTTCGCCAACTGGGCGCAGTCGGTGGAGCGGCAGGGCGCCGCGCTGGATGCCCTGCTGCGCCGCTGCGGCGCGCCTCCGCCCCGGCGCGTGCTGGACTGTGCGTGTGGCATCGGCACCCAGGCGCTGGGGCTGGCCGGGCGCGGCTACGTCGTCCACGCCACCGACCTCAGCCCCGCCGCCGTGGCCCGCGCCGAGCGCGAGGCGCGCGCCCTGAACGTCACGCTCACCACCGGCGTGGCGGACATGCGCAAGCTGGACACCCAGGTGCCCGGCACCTTCGCGGTGGTGCTCGCCTTCGACAACGCGGTGCCGCACCTCCTGACGGACGAGGACCTGGACTCGGCGGCGCGCGCCATGGCCGCGAAGCTGGCGCCGGGCGGGCTGCTGGCGCTGAGCATCCGCGACTACGACACGCTGGTGGCGCAGCAGCCGCGCTTCACCTCGGAGCGCGTGCTGGATGCGCCCGAGGGCCGCCGCATCCTCTTCCAGGTCTGGGACTGGGCCGCGGACGGGCGCACGTACACGGTGCACCAGTTCATCCTCCGCCCCGAGGCCGGCGGGTGGCAGGCCACCGAGCACACCGGCGTGTACCGCGCCCTCCAGCGCGTGGAGGTGGAGCGTGCCCTGACGCGCGCCGGGCTGATGGACACGCGGTGGTACTCACCCGAGGAGACGGGCTTCTACCAGCCCATCCTCACCGCCCGGAGGCCGTGA
- a CDS encoding acyl-CoA thioesterase: MSDAPLKDFPVVVPFTLHWSEMDAFGHANNARTFTWFESSRIAYFARVGLTGPSGAGEDRTPGGIGPILAATSAEYLRPVVFPARLVAGTRVTRIGTSSITIEHAVAGEDDGVLYTRGGCTIVTLRYATHEKVPVPAPIRASIEALEGRSFTP, encoded by the coding sequence ATGTCGGACGCGCCCCTCAAGGACTTCCCCGTCGTCGTGCCCTTCACGCTCCACTGGAGCGAGATGGACGCCTTCGGCCATGCCAACAACGCCCGCACCTTCACCTGGTTCGAGTCCTCCCGCATCGCCTACTTCGCCCGCGTCGGCCTCACCGGCCCCTCGGGCGCCGGCGAGGACCGGACTCCGGGCGGCATCGGCCCCATCCTCGCGGCCACCAGCGCGGAGTACCTCCGCCCAGTCGTCTTCCCCGCGCGCCTGGTGGCCGGCACCCGCGTCACCCGCATCGGCACCTCGTCCATCACCATTGAGCACGCCGTGGCCGGCGAGGACGATGGCGTCCTCTACACCCGGGGCGGCTGCACCATCGTCACCCTGCGCTACGCCACCCACGAGAAGGTCCCCGTGCCCGCCCCCATCCGCGCCTCAATCGAGGCCCTCGAGGGGCGCTCCTTCACCCCGTGA